The Pyrococcus kukulkanii genome contains a region encoding:
- the glpK gene encoding glycerol kinase GlpK encodes MKAVLALDEGTTSARAILFDKESNVLGIGQFEFPQYYPRPGWVEHNPEEIWEAQVKAIKVAIEKAKLSPNDIVAIGITNQRETTIIWDKNGKPVYNAIVWQCRRTAEMIEEIKREYGDVIREKTGLVPDAYFSASKIKWLLDNVPGLREKAERGEVYFGTVDTFLIYRLTGEHVTDYSNASRTMLFNIRKLEWDEDLLEIFDIPLDILPEVRNSSEIYGYTKILGREIPVSGDAGDQQAALFGQAGFETGIVKATYGTGNFILVNTGKTVRYSKNLLTTIAWGINGKITYALEGSIFVTGAAVQWLRDGIKIIKHVAETEELARKLESNEGVYFVPAFVGLGAPYWDQFARGLIIGITRGTGREHLARATLEAIAYLTRDVIEEMEKLVGIKELRVDGGATANDFLMQFQADILNRRVVRPVVKETTALGAAYLAGLAVDYWESLDEIRALWKAERVFEPEMDEETRERLYKGWKEAVRRAMEWAKIVGS; translated from the coding sequence ATGAAGGCGGTTCTCGCCTTGGACGAGGGGACGACCTCCGCTAGGGCTATTCTGTTTGACAAAGAGAGTAATGTGCTAGGCATTGGACAGTTCGAGTTCCCTCAATACTATCCAAGGCCTGGTTGGGTCGAGCATAACCCTGAGGAAATATGGGAGGCGCAGGTAAAAGCAATAAAGGTTGCGATTGAGAAAGCCAAGCTTTCTCCCAATGATATAGTTGCGATAGGAATCACTAATCAAAGGGAAACCACGATAATCTGGGATAAGAATGGGAAGCCTGTTTATAATGCTATAGTTTGGCAGTGTAGAAGGACAGCTGAAATGATCGAGGAAATAAAGAGAGAATACGGGGATGTAATAAGGGAGAAAACAGGCCTCGTTCCAGATGCTTATTTCTCGGCTAGTAAAATTAAGTGGTTACTCGACAATGTTCCTGGGTTAAGAGAAAAGGCAGAAAGGGGAGAAGTATACTTTGGAACTGTTGATACATTCCTTATCTATAGGCTTACGGGCGAGCACGTAACGGATTATTCAAACGCTTCAAGAACTATGCTCTTTAACATTAGGAAGCTTGAGTGGGATGAAGACCTTTTAGAAATTTTTGATATTCCTCTAGACATTTTGCCTGAAGTCCGAAATTCTAGTGAGATTTATGGTTATACAAAGATTTTAGGGCGTGAAATTCCAGTCAGTGGAGACGCTGGAGATCAGCAGGCAGCTCTGTTTGGACAGGCTGGATTTGAGACGGGAATAGTGAAAGCTACTTACGGGACTGGAAACTTCATCTTAGTTAATACCGGAAAGACTGTTCGCTACTCTAAGAATCTGCTCACAACTATAGCCTGGGGTATCAATGGAAAGATAACCTATGCTCTTGAGGGGAGCATTTTTGTGACAGGTGCAGCTGTTCAATGGCTTCGTGATGGAATAAAGATTATAAAACACGTTGCCGAGACAGAGGAGCTTGCAAGAAAGCTTGAAAGCAATGAGGGGGTTTACTTCGTGCCTGCGTTTGTTGGACTTGGAGCTCCATACTGGGATCAGTTTGCACGTGGTCTGATAATTGGCATAACCCGCGGAACGGGAAGGGAGCACCTTGCCAGAGCGACGCTCGAAGCTATAGCGTATCTAACACGTGATGTCATAGAAGAAATGGAGAAACTTGTTGGAATAAAGGAGCTTCGTGTCGATGGTGGAGCGACAGCAAATGACTTCTTAATGCAATTCCAGGCTGACATTCTCAACAGGCGCGTTGTAAGACCAGTTGTTAAAGAGACAACAGCCTTAGGTGCAGCATACTTGGCGGGATTAGCGGTTGATTACTGGGAGAGTCTTGATGAAATAAGAGCTCTCTGGAAGGCTGAAAGAGTTTTTGAACCAGAAATGGATGAAGAAACAAGGGAAAGATTATATAAAGGGTGGAAAGAAGCCGTAAGAAGGGCAATGGAGTGGGCAAAAATAGTGGGAAGTTAA
- a CDS encoding NAD(P)/FAD-dependent oxidoreductase, whose protein sequence is MKIRVAIIGAGITGASIARVLSKYENLEVHLIDKNPDVGWGVSKANTAIIHGGYDDDPDKYPMRAKLCIRGNRLWHQWVKELEIPHVWNGALIVALKDEDFKELEVLLERGIRNGVPEMRIVDRDELFRLEPGLTREALGALWVPIVGQIGPIPAVIAIVENAVANGVKTHLETEVRGIKVENGEVKGVETNSGFIEADIIINAAGLYADEISRMAGIDYFEIHPRKGEYWIFDEGIPGPKRVLFPTPTPISKGIVVTTEISGHLMIGPNAQDLPPEEKENTATTREGLEEVWEGAKKLWPQLPPRSKVIRTFAGLRPEPTGGDFIIKAEEEVWGFINVAGIRSPGLTSAPAIAYEVAEIIQRDLGIELVEKKKWNPYRREITHFFALSYDKVNELVKKNPAYGKIVCRCNKVSEGDILEAIERMKFIGVKTPSIDSVKFRTKAATGTCQGSFCRPRIIQILAREYGVPPWEVTLKGKGSEIGIGDVKVLVRGE, encoded by the coding sequence ATGAAAATAAGGGTAGCAATAATAGGGGCTGGTATCACTGGAGCGAGCATTGCTAGGGTTCTAAGCAAATATGAGAACCTCGAGGTTCATCTAATTGACAAGAATCCAGATGTGGGCTGGGGTGTAAGTAAGGCCAACACTGCAATAATCCATGGAGGCTATGATGATGACCCTGACAAATACCCAATGAGGGCCAAGCTCTGCATTAGAGGGAATAGGCTTTGGCACCAGTGGGTTAAAGAGCTTGAGATCCCTCATGTCTGGAATGGGGCATTGATAGTTGCCTTAAAGGATGAAGATTTCAAGGAGCTAGAAGTTCTCTTGGAGAGGGGAATTAGAAATGGAGTTCCGGAGATGAGGATCGTCGACAGGGATGAGCTCTTTAGGCTTGAGCCTGGATTAACTAGGGAGGCCCTTGGTGCTTTATGGGTTCCAATAGTTGGACAGATAGGTCCAATTCCCGCTGTAATAGCGATCGTGGAGAATGCTGTAGCTAACGGGGTTAAGACTCATTTGGAAACTGAAGTTAGGGGAATAAAGGTTGAGAATGGGGAGGTTAAGGGTGTAGAGACTAATAGTGGCTTCATAGAGGCTGACATAATAATCAATGCCGCCGGCCTTTACGCTGATGAAATTTCGAGGATGGCTGGCATAGACTACTTTGAAATTCATCCCAGGAAAGGTGAATATTGGATATTTGATGAGGGAATTCCTGGGCCGAAAAGGGTTCTCTTCCCTACACCAACACCAATAAGCAAGGGAATAGTCGTTACGACTGAGATTTCTGGGCACTTGATGATAGGGCCGAATGCTCAGGATCTACCTCCTGAAGAGAAGGAGAATACTGCAACGACGAGGGAGGGGCTTGAAGAGGTCTGGGAGGGAGCTAAAAAGCTCTGGCCTCAGCTGCCTCCTAGAAGCAAGGTAATAAGAACATTTGCCGGCTTAAGACCAGAGCCCACAGGTGGAGATTTCATAATAAAGGCTGAAGAGGAAGTTTGGGGCTTCATAAATGTTGCAGGAATCCGCTCTCCTGGCCTAACGAGCGCCCCGGCAATAGCTTACGAGGTTGCTGAGATAATTCAGAGGGATCTTGGGATTGAGTTAGTTGAGAAGAAAAAGTGGAACCCCTACAGAAGGGAGATTACCCACTTCTTCGCCCTAAGCTATGATAAGGTGAACGAGCTAGTGAAGAAGAATCCTGCCTATGGAAAGATAGTCTGCAGGTGTAACAAGGTCAGCGAAGGAGACATCCTTGAGGCCATAGAGAGGATGAAGTTCATAGGGGTCAAGACTCCAAGTATAGATTCAGTAAAGTTTAGGACGAAGGCTGCAACTGGAACCTGTCAGGGTTCCTTCTGTAGGCCCAGGATAATCCAGATACTTGCCAGAGAGTATGGGGTTCCTCCATGGGAAGTTACGCTAAAAGGTAAGGGGAGTGAAATAGGAATTGGGGATGTTAAGGTTCTCGTGAGGGGTGAGTAA
- a CDS encoding NAD(P)/FAD-dependent oxidoreductase: MAAAIRAKELGLKVLLLDDNDYLGGILPQCIHPGFGIHYFKEELTGPEFAYRLMNKLDGVEVKTSARVLEIINYSDLEKFVVFTSPQGVQKVPTKTIIYAAGARERHAFEIGIVGDRVAGIYTAGEAQTLMDIYGIMPGKEIVIVGSGDVGLIMARRFSLEGAKVKAVIELMPYPGGLARNIMILKDFNIPLYLSHKVVEVRGKGRVEKIKVVKVDENLREIPGTEFWIEADTLVISAGLIPNVKLLTEIGVVIDPSTGGPIVNDRLETSVPGIFVAGNALLINDLVDYVAEQGELAAEGAREFIENGGIPSRRWIRLVKGENVRLLAPHYLSGERDVWIYARVRRPMEDVVVEFPEIGKKIKLPVVKPAEMLRIKLKAEEISKAEDKITMRVVKHG, encoded by the coding sequence ATGGCCGCTGCAATAAGGGCGAAGGAGCTTGGGTTGAAGGTTCTTCTCCTCGATGACAATGATTATCTTGGTGGGATACTTCCCCAGTGTATTCATCCTGGCTTTGGAATTCACTACTTCAAAGAAGAACTTACAGGTCCTGAATTCGCCTACAGGCTAATGAATAAGCTGGATGGGGTTGAAGTAAAGACATCCGCAAGAGTCCTTGAAATAATAAACTATTCTGACTTAGAGAAGTTCGTAGTCTTTACATCCCCGCAGGGAGTCCAAAAAGTTCCAACGAAAACGATAATCTACGCTGCAGGAGCTAGGGAGAGGCATGCTTTTGAAATAGGGATCGTTGGGGACAGGGTTGCTGGGATTTACACGGCTGGAGAGGCTCAAACTTTAATGGACATTTATGGAATAATGCCAGGTAAGGAGATAGTGATAGTAGGTTCTGGCGATGTCGGGTTGATAATGGCGAGGAGGTTCTCGCTAGAGGGGGCGAAGGTAAAGGCCGTTATAGAGCTAATGCCTTATCCCGGGGGCTTGGCTAGGAATATAATGATATTGAAGGATTTCAACATACCTTTGTATTTGAGCCATAAAGTCGTTGAAGTCAGGGGAAAGGGTAGGGTCGAGAAAATTAAGGTAGTCAAGGTCGATGAAAACCTAAGGGAAATTCCGGGAACGGAGTTTTGGATAGAGGCAGATACATTGGTAATCTCTGCTGGGTTAATACCGAACGTCAAGCTTCTAACTGAAATTGGGGTTGTAATCGATCCTTCAACTGGCGGGCCTATCGTTAATGATAGGCTAGAAACTTCAGTTCCTGGTATCTTCGTGGCTGGAAATGCTCTCCTAATAAACGATCTAGTGGATTACGTTGCGGAACAAGGTGAGTTGGCCGCTGAAGGTGCTAGGGAGTTTATAGAGAACGGAGGAATCCCGAGTAGGAGATGGATAAGACTGGTAAAGGGAGAGAACGTTAGGTTGCTTGCTCCTCATTACCTAAGCGGTGAGAGGGATGTATGGATATATGCCAGAGTAAGGAGGCCTATGGAGGATGTGGTAGTTGAGTTCCCTGAAATAGGCAAAAAGATCAAGCTTCCAGTAGTAAAACCCGCAGAGATGCTTAGAATTAAGCTAAAGGCTGAGGAGATATCGAAGGCCGAAGATAAGATAACTATGAGGGTGGTAAAGCATGGGTAA
- a CDS encoding DUF1667 domain-containing protein, giving the protein MGKVYRFTCIVCPLSCTIEVEVENGKVKDVKGYTCPRGKEWAIKEVTNPRRVVMSVIPVEGGKLPTVSVKTEKPVPKDKIPELMKFLAGIKVKPPVKVGDVIAEFEGVRIVATRDA; this is encoded by the coding sequence ATGGGTAAGGTCTACCGCTTCACGTGTATAGTCTGCCCCCTAAGTTGCACGATTGAAGTTGAAGTCGAAAACGGTAAGGTCAAGGATGTAAAAGGCTATACCTGCCCCAGGGGAAAGGAATGGGCCATTAAAGAGGTCACGAACCCTAGGAGGGTTGTGATGAGCGTTATTCCTGTAGAAGGAGGAAAGTTACCGACGGTTAGCGTTAAAACCGAGAAACCAGTGCCAAAGGATAAGATCCCCGAGCTCATGAAGTTCTTGGCGGGAATTAAGGTGAAGCCTCCGGTTAAGGTTGGTGATGTGATTGCGGAATTTGAAGGAGTAAGGATAGTAGCCACGAGGGATGCTTAA
- a CDS encoding 50S ribosomal protein L37ae, whose product MSGTKKVGSAGRFGARYGLKIRRRVAAVEAKMRQKHVCPVCGRRAVKRISTGIWQCQKCGAIFAGGAYLPVTPAGKVAKRVTE is encoded by the coding sequence ATGAGCGGCACCAAAAAGGTAGGTTCAGCTGGAAGGTTTGGGGCTAGGTACGGTCTTAAGATCAGGAGAAGAGTTGCGGCAGTAGAGGCAAAGATGAGACAGAAGCATGTCTGCCCAGTCTGTGGAAGAAGGGCAGTGAAGAGGATTAGCACTGGAATATGGCAGTGCCAGAAGTGCGGAGCTATCTTTGCCGGAGGAGCTTACCTCCCAGTTACTCCGGCTGGTAAGGTCGCTAAGAGGGTAACAGAGTGA
- a CDS encoding DNA-directed RNA polymerase subunit P — MVEAIYRCAKCGREVKLDLSITRDLRCPYCGSKILYKPRPKVPRRVKAI, encoded by the coding sequence ATGGTTGAGGCCATATACAGGTGCGCCAAGTGTGGTAGGGAGGTAAAGCTTGATCTCTCGATTACTAGAGATCTCCGTTGCCCCTACTGCGGTAGCAAGATACTTTACAAGCCAAGGCCCAAGGTTCCGAGAAGGGTAAAGGCCATCTAG
- a CDS encoding ribosomal biogenesis protein: MMLITTSHRPTRRTRSFGHDLEKVFPNSLYMTRGKKTIQELLMEAYDRGYERLLILNVWKGNPLKMTFIKVDPKDWGYLGYLYLHGIKLQREMGFKGLNPIREDMPLIVTTAKRVGLDHLAFAQVFAELTTGKFVPRGDKSLTSIADRYNTDVLAVIERHPRGMSINFYRLDVTKERPVGPLINVKIWIMEDGRRWDYKEALRIKVPRRREGEGKEGKRENSD; the protein is encoded by the coding sequence ATGATGCTCATTACGACATCCCATAGACCTACAAGAAGAACTAGGAGCTTTGGTCATGACTTGGAGAAAGTTTTCCCTAATTCTCTATATATGACTAGGGGGAAGAAGACCATTCAGGAGCTTTTAATGGAGGCTTACGATAGGGGTTATGAAAGGTTACTAATTCTCAATGTTTGGAAGGGCAATCCCCTGAAGATGACATTCATTAAGGTTGACCCTAAGGACTGGGGCTATCTAGGCTACTTGTACCTCCATGGCATAAAGCTTCAGAGGGAGATGGGATTTAAGGGGCTTAATCCGATAAGGGAGGATATGCCTCTTATCGTTACAACGGCCAAAAGAGTGGGTTTGGATCACTTGGCTTTTGCCCAGGTTTTCGCTGAGCTCACAACTGGAAAGTTCGTCCCCAGGGGAGATAAAAGCTTAACCTCGATAGCCGACCGCTACAACACGGATGTTCTGGCCGTTATAGAACGACACCCAAGGGGCATGTCGATAAACTTCTATAGGCTTGACGTTACGAAGGAAAGGCCAGTCGGCCCTTTAATCAACGTTAAGATATGGATAATGGAGGACGGGAGAAGGTGGGACTATAAGGAGGCCTTGAGAATTAAAGTTCCTAGGAGGAGGGAAGGTGAAGGCAAAGAAGGTAAGAGGGAGAATAGTGATTGA
- the pcc1 gene encoding KEOPS complex subunit Pcc1 yields the protein MKAKKVRGRIVIEFPSEDIAKVVYEAVLYEHLSVPYRRSEIKFKLEGKKIIIDIKATDSSAMRGTVNSYLRWIKVAMDAIDL from the coding sequence GTGAAGGCAAAGAAGGTAAGAGGGAGAATAGTGATTGAGTTTCCTTCTGAAGACATAGCTAAAGTAGTTTATGAGGCCGTCCTTTACGAGCATTTGAGCGTTCCCTACAGGAGGAGCGAGATAAAGTTTAAGCTGGAGGGGAAGAAGATAATTATCGATATAAAAGCCACCGATTCTTCTGCCATGCGTGGAACTGTAAACTCCTACTTAAGGTGGATTAAGGTTGCTATGGATGCCATAGACCTTTGA
- a CDS encoding elongation factor EF-2 yields MGRREEMIAKIKELMLQPERIRNIGIAAHIDHGKTTLSDNLLAGAGMISEELAGKQLVLDFDEQEQARGITINAANVSMVHNYEGKDYLINLIDTPGHVDFGGDVTRAMRAIDGVIIVVDAVEGVMPQTETVVRQALREYVKPVLFINKVDRLIRELKLTPQQMMERFSKIIMDVNRLIQRYAPEEYKKKWMVRVEDGSVAFGSAYYNWALSVPFMQRTGVKFNEIIDLTLKGDNKTLRQKAPLHVVVLDMVVRHLPNPIEAQKYRIPHLWQGDINSDIGQAMLNCDPKGKMVMVVTKIIIDKHAGEVATGRVWSGTVKSGMEVYLINSKRKARIQQVGIYMGPERINMDAVPAGNIVAVTGLRDAMAGETVAQEQIEPFEALHYVSEPVVTVAIEAKNVKDLPRLIEALRQLAKEDPTLHVKIDEETGQHLLSGMGELHLEVKLHKLKRDWGIDIEVSEPIVVYRESITKPSPMVEGKSPNKHNRFYIVVEPMPDEIYNAIKEGIIPEGRIKNPKEVAKKLAELGMDYEIARGIVDVYNGNMFLDNTKGIQYLNEVMDLLIDGFHQAMDEGPLAREPVMKVIVRLLDAQVHEDNVHRGPAQIYPAIRTAIHCAMMKAGPVLYEPYQKVIINIPYEYMGAVSREISQRRGQLVDMRQEGEVMTIIAEAPVAEMFGFAGAIRSATSGRALWSTEHAGFKKVPNELAIQIIRQIRQRKGLNPEPPTEKDVCPMF; encoded by the coding sequence ATGGGTAGGAGAGAGGAAATGATCGCAAAAATTAAGGAACTCATGCTCCAGCCCGAAAGGATTAGAAATATCGGTATAGCCGCTCACATTGACCATGGTAAAACCACACTGAGCGATAACCTCTTGGCTGGAGCTGGAATGATCAGTGAGGAGCTCGCAGGAAAGCAGCTCGTCCTTGACTTCGACGAACAGGAGCAGGCGAGAGGTATTACCATTAACGCAGCAAACGTTTCGATGGTTCACAACTACGAGGGGAAGGACTACCTGATTAACCTCATTGACACCCCAGGACACGTTGATTTCGGTGGTGACGTTACTAGAGCAATGAGGGCCATCGACGGAGTTATCATCGTGGTTGATGCAGTTGAGGGAGTCATGCCTCAGACTGAAACTGTCGTCAGGCAGGCATTAAGGGAGTACGTTAAGCCCGTCCTATTCATCAACAAGGTTGACAGGCTTATTAGGGAGCTTAAGCTCACTCCACAGCAAATGATGGAAAGGTTTTCGAAGATAATCATGGACGTTAACAGGCTCATCCAGAGGTATGCACCTGAGGAGTACAAGAAGAAGTGGATGGTTAGGGTTGAGGACGGTAGCGTTGCCTTTGGTTCAGCATACTACAACTGGGCGCTGAGCGTTCCGTTCATGCAGAGGACCGGTGTTAAGTTCAACGAGATAATTGACCTCACACTCAAGGGCGACAACAAGACCTTAAGGCAGAAGGCTCCGCTCCACGTTGTTGTCCTCGACATGGTCGTCAGGCACCTGCCAAATCCGATTGAGGCCCAGAAGTACAGAATTCCACACCTTTGGCAGGGAGACATTAACAGTGATATCGGACAGGCGATGCTCAACTGTGATCCAAAGGGTAAGATGGTTATGGTCGTTACCAAAATCATCATCGACAAGCACGCTGGAGAGGTTGCAACTGGTAGAGTCTGGAGCGGAACCGTGAAGAGTGGTATGGAGGTTTACCTAATCAATAGCAAGAGGAAGGCAAGGATCCAGCAGGTCGGTATCTACATGGGTCCAGAGAGGATAAACATGGATGCAGTTCCTGCAGGAAACATCGTAGCGGTTACCGGTTTGAGGGATGCTATGGCTGGTGAGACTGTAGCTCAGGAACAGATCGAGCCGTTTGAGGCCCTCCACTATGTTAGTGAGCCTGTAGTTACCGTTGCAATTGAGGCTAAGAACGTTAAGGATCTTCCGAGGCTCATTGAAGCCCTAAGGCAGTTAGCTAAGGAAGACCCAACACTCCACGTTAAGATTGACGAAGAGACCGGTCAGCACCTCCTCAGCGGTATGGGTGAGCTACACCTTGAGGTTAAGCTCCACAAGCTCAAGAGGGACTGGGGAATTGACATAGAGGTTTCAGAGCCAATAGTCGTTTACAGGGAGAGCATAACCAAACCAAGTCCAATGGTTGAGGGTAAGTCACCTAACAAGCACAACAGGTTCTACATAGTGGTTGAACCAATGCCTGACGAGATCTACAATGCAATCAAGGAGGGAATAATTCCAGAGGGTAGGATCAAGAATCCAAAGGAAGTTGCCAAGAAGTTGGCCGAGCTTGGTATGGATTATGAGATCGCGAGGGGTATCGTTGATGTTTACAACGGTAACATGTTCCTCGACAACACCAAGGGTATCCAGTATCTCAACGAGGTAATGGATCTCCTAATCGATGGATTCCACCAGGCCATGGATGAGGGTCCACTCGCTAGGGAGCCAGTAATGAAGGTCATCGTTAGGCTGCTCGATGCCCAGGTGCACGAGGACAACGTCCACAGAGGCCCAGCCCAGATTTACCCGGCAATTAGAACTGCAATTCACTGTGCAATGATGAAGGCTGGTCCAGTCCTCTACGAGCCATACCAGAAGGTTATCATAAACATTCCCTATGAATACATGGGTGCCGTTAGCAGGGAGATCAGCCAGAGAAGGGGTCAGCTCGTCGACATGAGGCAGGAAGGAGAGGTCATGACGATAATCGCGGAGGCCCCAGTGGCTGAGATGTTCGGATTCGCTGGTGCAATAAGGAGCGCAACGAGCGGTAGAGCCTTGTGGAGCACTGAGCATGCCGGATTCAAGAAAGTGCCTAATGAATTAGCAATTCAGATCATAAGGCAGATCAGACAGAGGAAGGGCCTCAACCCAGAACCACCAACGGAGAAAGATGTTTGTCCAATGTTCTGA
- a CDS encoding DUF63 family protein gives MLKEFFEKYFVNPIKYNTGYNPVNTLVYAIILGIATLIVYKVLKRMKIKIDNAFFRALIPYMVFGAFTRALTDAGVYPRTYITVSPGIYFLVFSIAFPALIICKKSFKDWRGVFLWFGWGLVMVDFAAMGANLEKMNFNFTVLKYFIPFLILAELAVYLMTKKLSIVRENSYLFYVHFYDATTTFVGVDFMGYWEQHVLPRLLIGLTGTAAVMYVLKFTVLYLALWIMKKLEEEGEDKELLDFIRMVIFILGFAPGTRNLLRMLLGA, from the coding sequence ATGTTAAAAGAGTTCTTTGAAAAATACTTTGTAAACCCGATAAAATACAACACCGGTTATAATCCTGTTAACACTCTTGTTTATGCAATAATCCTGGGAATAGCAACACTTATCGTGTACAAGGTTCTTAAGAGGATGAAGATAAAAATTGACAACGCGTTTTTCAGAGCTTTGATCCCCTACATGGTCTTTGGGGCATTCACAAGGGCCTTAACTGACGCTGGTGTTTATCCTAGGACTTACATAACCGTTTCTCCAGGAATATACTTCTTGGTGTTCTCGATAGCGTTCCCTGCTCTGATCATATGTAAAAAGTCCTTTAAGGACTGGAGAGGCGTGTTTCTTTGGTTTGGCTGGGGCCTAGTTATGGTGGATTTCGCGGCTATGGGGGCGAATCTTGAGAAGATGAACTTCAACTTTACCGTTTTGAAGTACTTCATTCCCTTCTTGATACTGGCCGAGCTTGCAGTTTACCTGATGACAAAGAAACTGTCGATAGTCAGGGAAAACTCTTACCTTTTCTATGTTCACTTCTACGATGCAACAACTACGTTCGTTGGAGTAGACTTTATGGGATACTGGGAGCAGCACGTCTTGCCTAGGCTTTTGATAGGTTTAACAGGGACTGCTGCCGTAATGTACGTTCTTAAGTTTACCGTTCTCTACTTGGCTCTTTGGATTATGAAGAAGCTTGAAGAGGAGGGTGAAGATAAAGAGTTATTAGACTTCATTAGAATGGTGATATTTATCCTGGGATTTGCCCCAGGAACGAGGAATTTGTTAAGAATGCTCTTGGGGGCTTAG
- a CDS encoding bifunctional fructose-bisphosphatase/inositol-phosphate phosphatase, whose product MDVKWWRKVALDIIHEVETNVMALFGDPRASETIAISPSGDETKLIDKVAEDSILAKLRGLGVNIVSEEVGTIDKGSKYTVLVDPLDGSYNFIAGIPFFAVSVAVFEGKEPVYAFIYEPVMDRLFEGIPGEGAYLNGRKIRVREPSEKSAISFYTRGRGIELVNKVKRTRTLGAIALELAYLAMGALDGVIDIRKYVRPTDIAAGVIIAREAGALVKDSDGRDIEVSFSATEKLDIIAVNSEELLNTILTELKK is encoded by the coding sequence ATGGATGTGAAGTGGTGGAGAAAGGTTGCCCTTGACATAATCCACGAAGTTGAAACTAACGTTATGGCGCTGTTTGGTGATCCTAGGGCGTCTGAAACTATAGCAATAAGTCCTAGTGGTGATGAGACTAAGCTAATAGATAAGGTGGCCGAGGATTCCATACTTGCAAAGCTTAGGGGGTTGGGCGTTAACATAGTTAGTGAAGAAGTTGGCACTATAGATAAGGGAAGTAAGTATACGGTTCTTGTAGATCCTCTTGATGGATCCTATAATTTCATAGCTGGAATCCCCTTCTTTGCAGTAAGTGTGGCGGTATTTGAAGGTAAAGAACCTGTTTACGCCTTTATATACGAGCCCGTGATGGATAGGCTATTTGAAGGAATTCCTGGGGAAGGTGCATATCTAAATGGCAGAAAAATTAGGGTTAGGGAGCCTAGTGAAAAGTCAGCAATAAGCTTTTACACGAGAGGAAGGGGGATAGAACTTGTGAATAAGGTGAAGAGAACGAGAACTTTAGGGGCTATAGCCCTTGAACTTGCATACTTGGCCATGGGGGCATTGGATGGTGTTATAGACATAAGGAAATATGTGAGGCCAACTGACATAGCAGCTGGAGTTATAATAGCTAGGGAAGCGGGTGCATTAGTCAAAGATTCAGATGGTAGGGACATAGAAGTTTCGTTTAGTGCCACCGAGAAGCTTGACATAATAGCAGTTAACAGTGAAGAGCTCTTAAATACCATTCTCACAGAACTAAAGAAGTGA